A genomic segment from Triplophysa dalaica isolate WHDGS20190420 chromosome 22, ASM1584641v1, whole genome shotgun sequence encodes:
- the snrnp35 gene encoding U11/U12 small nuclear ribonucleoprotein 35 kDa protein isoform X2 has protein sequence MFLNCSQKMMLHNVVLQSLHMMCEWNPVAKVYDPLKAGSIDGTDVEPHDKAVWRAMLSRYRPNKGVTGDPHLTLFVARLNPQTSEEKLQEVFSKFGDVRRVRLVRDIVTGFSKRYAFVEYKEERSVKRAWRDANKLVVDQYELFVDFELERTLQGWIPRRFGGGHGGQKESGQLRFGGRDRPFRKPINLTSMMPQNRSADRWEGASARDAVQEQDREHGRWRERERGDDRGYHKDKRDHKRQRDRSRERDSNRREDRRRRDAHRDYE, from the exons atgtttttaaactgttcTCAAAAAATGATGTTACACAACGTGGTCCTTCAGTCCCTACAT ATGATGTGCGAGTGGAATCCTGTGGCGAAGGTTTACGACCCCCTCAAAGCGGGCAGCATAGATGGCACAGATGTTGAACCCCATGATAAAGCAGTCTGGAGGGCCATGCTGTCCCGCTACCGACCTAACAAGGGTGTAACTGGTGACCCTCACCTCACTCTGTTCGTGGCACGTCTGAATCCCCAAACCAGCGAGGAAAAGCTCCAGGAAGTCTTCTCAAAGTTCGGAGACGTCCGCAGGGTACGGCTGGTCCGGGACATTGTGACAGGTTTCTCCAAACGCTACGCTTTCGTAGAATACAAGGAGGAACGTTCGGTGAAGAGAGCCTGGAGAGATGCAAACAAACTGGTGGTTGATCAGTACGAGCTCTTTGTGGACTTTGAGCTGGAGCGCACGTTGCAGGGATGGATCCCGCGGCGATTCGGAGGGGGACATGGTGGTCAGAAGGAGTCCGGTCAGCTGAGATTCGGAGGCAGGGACAGACCCTTCCGGAAGCCCATCAATTTGACTTCTATGATGCCACAGAACAGATCAGCGGATCGGTGGGAAGGAGCCAGCGCGAGAGATGCTGTCCAGGAACAGGACAGGGAACACGGACGGTGGCGGGAAAGGGAACGAGGGGATGATAGAGGCTACCACAAAGACAAAAGAGATCACAAACGTCAGAGGGAcagaagcagagagagagattccaACAGAAGGGAAGATAGACGACGCAGAGACGCACACAGAgattatgaataa
- the snrnp35 gene encoding U11/U12 small nuclear ribonucleoprotein 35 kDa protein isoform X1, with protein sequence MDEQTKVSEGCSTTSFPLLWGVKKNTVDVSTRNVLNDARKMMCEWNPVAKVYDPLKAGSIDGTDVEPHDKAVWRAMLSRYRPNKGVTGDPHLTLFVARLNPQTSEEKLQEVFSKFGDVRRVRLVRDIVTGFSKRYAFVEYKEERSVKRAWRDANKLVVDQYELFVDFELERTLQGWIPRRFGGGHGGQKESGQLRFGGRDRPFRKPINLTSMMPQNRSADRWEGASARDAVQEQDREHGRWRERERGDDRGYHKDKRDHKRQRDRSRERDSNRREDRRRRDAHRDYE encoded by the exons ATGg acGAACAAACCAAGGTTAGCGAGGGATGCTCAACTACGTCATTTCCGCTTCTGTGGGGAGTAAAGAAAAACACGGTCGACGTTTCCACACGGAACGTTTTGAACGACGCACGGAAG ATGATGTGCGAGTGGAATCCTGTGGCGAAGGTTTACGACCCCCTCAAAGCGGGCAGCATAGATGGCACAGATGTTGAACCCCATGATAAAGCAGTCTGGAGGGCCATGCTGTCCCGCTACCGACCTAACAAGGGTGTAACTGGTGACCCTCACCTCACTCTGTTCGTGGCACGTCTGAATCCCCAAACCAGCGAGGAAAAGCTCCAGGAAGTCTTCTCAAAGTTCGGAGACGTCCGCAGGGTACGGCTGGTCCGGGACATTGTGACAGGTTTCTCCAAACGCTACGCTTTCGTAGAATACAAGGAGGAACGTTCGGTGAAGAGAGCCTGGAGAGATGCAAACAAACTGGTGGTTGATCAGTACGAGCTCTTTGTGGACTTTGAGCTGGAGCGCACGTTGCAGGGATGGATCCCGCGGCGATTCGGAGGGGGACATGGTGGTCAGAAGGAGTCCGGTCAGCTGAGATTCGGAGGCAGGGACAGACCCTTCCGGAAGCCCATCAATTTGACTTCTATGATGCCACAGAACAGATCAGCGGATCGGTGGGAAGGAGCCAGCGCGAGAGATGCTGTCCAGGAACAGGACAGGGAACACGGACGGTGGCGGGAAAGGGAACGAGGGGATGATAGAGGCTACCACAAAGACAAAAGAGATCACAAACGTCAGAGGGAcagaagcagagagagagattccaACAGAAGGGAAGATAGACGACGCAGAGACGCACACAGAgattatgaataa
- the kmt5aa gene encoding N-lysine methyltransferase KMT5A-A, producing MNGDVICNGHTPFHHILKHSRSKSPHHETISVKIIKDRKTSRFFCTPNEPQKHGESRRPSTVNGEFILPNMTVSEDLQHSVHRAEEQTHQIHCTASYIHSNGDVTRPDQRKRTARKMKVKKFTKRNAETKSPQNRKVTDYFPIRRSSRKSKSELKCEEKRHIDTLITNGIENGMMVRYIEGKGRGVFATQRFQKGQYVVEYYGDLLQITDAKKREAFYAQDPTTGCYMYYFQYLSKTYCVDATKESDRLGRLINHSKNGNCQTKLHDINGIPHLILVASRDIQEEEELLYDYGDRSKASLEAHPWLKQ from the exons ATGAACGGG GACGTCATATGCAACGGCCACACGCCATTTCACCACATCTTAAAACACAGCAGGTCGAAGTCACCACATCATGAAACCATCTCAGTGAAAATCATCAAAGACAGGAAAACCTCACGGTTTTTCTGCACGCCAAACGAGCCACAGAAGCATGGCGAAT CCAGGAGACCCAGTACTGTAAATGGTGAGTTCATCCTCCCAAACATGACTGTGAGTGAAGATCTGCAGCATTCTGTACACCGAGCCGAGGAACAGACACACCAGATACACTGTACAGCATCTTACATCCACTCCAACGGTGACGTCACCCGTCCTGACCAGAGGAAAAGAACCGCTCGCAAAATGAAAGTCAAGAAATTCACAAAGAGAAA TGCCGAGACCAAGAGCCCCCAAAACCGTAAGGTTACAGATTATTTTCCCATCAGAAGAAGCTCAAGAAAAAGCAAAAGTGAACTGAAG TGTGAAGAGAAGCGGCACATAGACACGTTAATTACAAACGGAATCGAGAACGGAATGATG GTCAGGTACATTGAAGGAAAGGGCAGAGGGGTTTTCGCCACCCAGAGGTTTCAGAAAGGGCAGTACGTTGTGGAATACTATGGAGATCTACTGCAGATTACAGATGCCAAAAAACGGGAGGCTTTTTACGCACAAGATCCAACCACCGGCTGCTACATGTATTACTTCCAATATCTCAGCAAAACATATTG TGTGGATGCTACTAAAGAGTCTGACCGTCTGGGAAGGCTGATCAACCACAGTAAAAACGGTAACTGTCAGACCAAACTCCACGACATCAATGGAATACCTCACCTCATCCTCGTGGCCTCCAGAGATATCCAGGAAGAAGAGGAACTTCTTTACGACTATGGTGACCGAAGTAAAGCCTCTTTAGAAGCTCACCCCTGGCTTAAACAGTAA